Proteins encoded in a region of the Triplophysa rosa linkage group LG6, Trosa_1v2, whole genome shotgun sequence genome:
- the crygm7 gene encoding LOW QUALITY PROTEIN: crystallin, gamma M7 (The sequence of the model RefSeq protein was modified relative to this genomic sequence to represent the inferred CDS: deleted 1 base in 1 codon) produces MGKIIFYEDRNFGSRYHECMGDCADLHSYFNLCHSVKVESGYFMVYDRPSYMGCQYFLKRGEYPDYMCMMGMNDCIRSCRMIPMHHGTFRMRLYERFHMSDFQSCQVMDEWLAYKQPNYMGRHFYLRPGEYRRYSDWGGMSSRMGSIRQIRDL; encoded by the exons CATGAGTGCATGGGTGACTGTGCTGACCTTCATTCTTACTTTAACCTT TGTCACTCTGTCAAAGTGGAAAGTGGTTACTTCATGGTCTATGATCGACCCAGCTACATGGGCTGCCAGTACTTCCTAAAGAGAGGCGAGTACCCCGATTACATGTGCATGATGGGAATGAACGACTGCATTCGATCCTGTCGTATGATCCCAATG CATCATGGCACCTTCAGAATGAGGCTCTATGAACGCTTCCACATGTCTGATTTCCAGTCCTGCCAAGTGATGGACGAATGGCTCGCATACAAGCAGCCTAACTACATGGGCAGGCACTTCTATCTGAGACCCGGCGAGTATAGGAGGTACAGTGACTGGGGCGGAATGAGTTCCAGAATGGGTTCCATCAGACAGATCAGGGACCTCTGA